From a single Triplophysa rosa linkage group LG1, Trosa_1v2, whole genome shotgun sequence genomic region:
- the mad2l1 gene encoding LOW QUALITY PROTEIN: mitotic spindle assembly checkpoint protein MAD2A (The sequence of the model RefSeq protein was modified relative to this genomic sequence to represent the inferred CDS: substituted 1 base at 1 genomic stop codon) has product MSKTLKGITLKGSAELVAEFFSFGINSILYQRGIYPAETFTRVTQYDMSLQLTTDSKLKNXLTNVISQLKEWLFDCTVQKLVVVITCLETNEVLERWQFDIECDKTSKESSAPREKSIKAIQEEIRSVIRQVTATVTFLPLLETTCAFDLLIYTDKDLEVPEQWEESGPQLIDQSEEVRLRSFTTSIHKVNSMVAYKRTDSM; this is encoded by the exons ATGTCGAAGACACTGAAGGGAATAACGCTAAAAGGCAGCGCGGAACTTGTTGCCGAGTTCTTCT CGTTTGGCATCAACAGTATTTTGTACCAGCGAGGGATTTACCCAGCAGAGACCTTCACCAGAGTCACACAGTATGACATGAGCCTCCAGCTGACCACAGACTCCAAACTGAAGAACTAACTCACCAATGTCATCTCGCAGCTCAAAG AATGGCTGTTTGACTGCACCGTGCAGAAGCTGGTGGTGGTCATCACGTGCCTGGAGACCAACGAGGTGCTGGAGAGATGGCAGTTTGACATCGAGTGCGACAAGACGTCAAAGGAGAGCAG TGCCCCTAGGGAGAAGTCAATAAAAGCCATCCAAGAGGAAATTCGTTCCGTTATCAGACAGGTCACGGCCACAGTCACCTTCTTGCCTTTGTTAGAAACTACCT GTGCCTTCGACCTTCTGATCTACACTGACAAAGACCTGGAGGTGCCTGAGCAGTGGGAGGAGTCTGGTCCTCAActaattgaccaatcagaagagGTCCGCTTGCGCTCATTCACCACCTCCATACATAAAGTGAACAGTATGGTGGCCTACAAGAGGACGGACTCCATGTGA